One stretch of Muribaculum intestinale DNA includes these proteins:
- a CDS encoding DUF86 domain-containing protein, which translates to MDEQILKSLNDILKSVENIELFCSSRPKEFKTFCEDTCFRSAVQWEIAIIGEAMNRILKISPNIQITSARRIVNTRNYLIHGYDSLREDLIWAIVINHLPLLKSEVTKLIESSQEVR; encoded by the coding sequence ATGGATGAGCAAATTCTCAAATCGCTGAATGATATACTTAAATCAGTGGAGAACATTGAATTATTCTGCTCATCACGACCAAAAGAGTTTAAGACATTCTGTGAGGACACCTGTTTCCGCAGCGCCGTGCAATGGGAAATTGCAATAATTGGAGAAGCGATGAACCGCATCTTGAAAATATCTCCAAATATCCAAATCACATCTGCCCGAAGAATTGTCAACACACGCAATTATCTCATCCACGGATACGACAGCTTAAGAGAAGACTTAATATGGGCAATTGTAATCAACCATTTGCCTTTATTAAAATCCGAGGTCACAAAACTCATCGAATCCTCTCAGGAAGTTCGATAA
- a CDS encoding nucleotidyltransferase family protein, translating to MKLIEMNIDKIIALCKKYKVAKLWVFGSILTPRFNDDSDVDFSVIFHYDQIQDLFVTFFDFVEDLQLLLGRKVDLVDETAIKNKYFRKELDNTKHLIYG from the coding sequence ATGAAACTTATAGAGATGAACATAGACAAGATTATAGCTTTGTGTAAAAAATACAAGGTGGCCAAACTGTGGGTGTTCGGCTCTATACTAACTCCGCGCTTCAATGATGACAGCGACGTTGATTTCTCTGTCATTTTTCACTACGACCAAATTCAGGATTTGTTTGTAACTTTTTTTGATTTCGTCGAAGATCTCCAATTACTACTCGGGAGAAAGGTCGACTTGGTTGATGAAACAGCTATCAAAAACAAATATTTCCGCAAAGAACTTGACAACACAAAACACCTGATATATGGATGA
- a CDS encoding TonB-dependent receptor, with amino-acid sequence MRGGTDISADFRQQQKPFYTPGYKSGFYREQNNRDEETNIDFLLKYVNNRMVGTRLAFNAAFGGNNMSRSVYRSQITLDKLGEPGVYNSSNTPTGETSRPYQWRSKKVVNSFYGFISASWDDTYFLDLTARNDWSSTLGRGNWSFFYPSVSASVLLDKTLNLQDVAPQVNMLKLRASWANVGNDTSPYSLTDAYTASSTYPGGYTYPTNCSNYYIKPENVESWEGGIETMFFMNRFGFDVAFYNSSTTNQIVNAVTDLMTGASSKKINAGEIRNRGIEIALHAVPVRSRDFTWSIDINWSRNWNKLVSLEDGWDIRTPYEQTKNLIGNYGRILSYIGEEMNIIYGRGYERAPEGATYVDADGNTVNCAGMKIITESTGYPVMTTDNIRLGKVNPTWRGGLGTTLRYRDCTLGLNFTAQMGGHAYSFTNAILAYQGKLENSLPGRNDGLVVEGVNVSTDAEGNTVYKLNRTPTEQINKYYTTYFARDNAEENVFKTDFLKLKEMRLDYTLPRKVCRKLKVLQGAAIGAYATNVFCISDFPQFDPEAGNIVGTNIYSGIEIGAMPMTRTYGFNLKLSF; translated from the coding sequence TTGCGTGGCGGTACAGACATATCAGCCGACTTCCGTCAGCAGCAGAAACCGTTTTATACTCCCGGGTATAAATCGGGATTCTACCGCGAACAGAACAATCGAGATGAAGAGACAAATATTGATTTTCTGCTCAAATATGTCAACAACCGCATGGTTGGCACGCGCCTTGCATTCAACGCCGCATTCGGCGGAAATAACATGAGCCGCAGTGTATACCGTTCGCAGATTACTCTCGACAAACTTGGAGAGCCGGGGGTGTATAATTCAAGCAATACTCCCACAGGCGAGACATCGCGTCCTTACCAATGGCGTAGCAAAAAGGTTGTCAATAGCTTCTATGGATTTATATCAGCGTCGTGGGACGATACTTACTTTCTCGATCTTACGGCCCGCAACGACTGGTCGTCGACGCTCGGGAGAGGTAACTGGTCGTTTTTCTACCCGAGTGTCAGCGCAAGCGTATTGCTTGACAAGACACTAAATCTACAGGATGTAGCTCCGCAAGTCAACATGCTCAAACTGCGAGCATCATGGGCTAACGTAGGCAATGATACTTCGCCATACTCCCTTACCGACGCATACACGGCTTCTTCCACCTATCCCGGGGGCTATACTTATCCTACCAACTGCTCCAATTACTATATCAAGCCTGAGAATGTGGAAAGCTGGGAGGGCGGTATCGAGACAATGTTTTTCATGAATCGTTTCGGATTTGATGTCGCGTTCTATAATTCTTCAACAACAAATCAGATTGTCAATGCTGTGACCGACCTTATGACAGGAGCGTCAAGCAAGAAAATCAATGCCGGAGAGATACGTAACCGTGGTATCGAAATCGCTCTCCATGCAGTGCCGGTGCGCAGCCGCGATTTTACATGGAGCATCGATATAAACTGGAGCCGCAACTGGAACAAACTTGTAAGTCTTGAAGATGGTTGGGACATACGCACGCCGTATGAACAGACAAAGAATCTCATAGGCAACTATGGCAGAATACTGTCGTACATCGGGGAGGAAATGAACATAATATACGGACGCGGCTACGAACGCGCTCCGGAAGGCGCTACATACGTCGATGCTGACGGCAACACTGTAAACTGCGCCGGCATGAAGATTATCACCGAAAGTACCGGTTATCCAGTAATGACAACTGACAACATACGTCTTGGCAAAGTAAATCCGACATGGCGCGGCGGACTCGGTACCACACTGCGCTACCGCGACTGTACCCTAGGGCTTAACTTCACGGCTCAGATGGGTGGGCATGCCTATTCATTTACCAACGCCATACTTGCCTACCAGGGCAAACTTGAAAATTCTCTTCCGGGGCGTAACGACGGTCTTGTGGTCGAGGGAGTCAACGTAAGCACCGATGCCGAAGGCAACACGGTGTACAAACTCAACCGTACGCCTACCGAACAGATCAACAAATATTATACTACATATTTTGCCCGTGATAATGCCGAGGAGAATGTGTTTAAAACCGACTTTCTCAAACTGAAGGAGATGCGCCTTGATTATACCTTGCCGCGCAAGGTGTGTCGCAAACTTAAGGTGCTGCAGGGAGCTGCTATAGGCGCATATGCTACCAATGTGTTTTGTATAAGCGACTTTCCGCAGTTTGACCCGGAAGCCGGCAATATAGTCGGAACCAACATTTACAGCGGCATAGAAATCGGAGCTATGCCGATGACCCGTACTTACGGATTTAATCTCAAACTTTCATTCTAA
- a CDS encoding peptidylprolyl isomerase has protein sequence MEKIEPGKYVEMVYDLSVVTPDGEELVHKVEPDSPERIVFGVTKGVIVPLEKAIEGLKKGDAFDVKVSAAEGFGPHDPEQVAHLDKSIFEVEGKFDDEYVTVGNYIPMMTAEGYRINGKVLEITDKEVVMDFNHPLAGKDVRFRGTIAEVREATPEELHPAHGGCGGCSGCGSDEDGECGCNDGSCGGCH, from the coding sequence ATGGAAAAAATCGAACCCGGAAAATATGTTGAGATGGTATACGACCTCTCTGTAGTAACACCCGACGGTGAAGAACTGGTACATAAGGTAGAGCCCGACAGCCCCGAGCGCATAGTGTTTGGAGTTACTAAGGGTGTAATCGTTCCCCTTGAAAAGGCAATCGAAGGTCTTAAGAAAGGTGATGCATTTGATGTTAAGGTTAGCGCGGCCGAAGGCTTCGGCCCTCACGACCCCGAGCAGGTGGCTCATCTCGACAAGTCGATTTTCGAAGTCGAGGGAAAATTTGATGATGAATACGTGACCGTAGGCAACTATATTCCGATGATGACAGCCGAGGGATACCGTATCAACGGAAAGGTGCTTGAAATCACAGACAAAGAGGTGGTGATGGACTTCAACCATCCCCTTGCCGGCAAGGACGTGCGCTTCCGTGGCACTATCGCCGAGGTGCGCGAGGCCACTCCTGAAGAACTGCATCCGGCTCATGGCGGTTGCGGCGGTTGCTCGGGATGCGGCTCCGATGAAGACGGCGAGTGCGGCTGCAACGACGGCAGTTGCGGTGGTTGCCACTGA
- a CDS encoding RNA polymerase sigma-70 factor, with protein sequence MQENPKESSDVQLLERVHKGDSGALGLLYIRYSARVYDLALHFSGNEKEAEDITQNVFSRLWERRELLTNICSLKAYLFRMTRNEILTLFRHRKVERGYARQQMEKEPQHAPDSSMKVTTTELVEMIDIAIERMPELRKRIFMMSRYDEMTYAEIARHLDISPRTVQYHIGKALNELRKLMDVMVLFV encoded by the coding sequence ATGCAGGAAAATCCGAAAGAATCCTCCGACGTCCAATTGCTTGAGCGAGTGCATAAGGGCGATTCCGGTGCGCTCGGCCTTCTCTATATACGCTATTCTGCAAGAGTCTACGACTTAGCATTGCATTTTTCAGGAAATGAAAAAGAAGCCGAAGATATCACCCAGAATGTATTCTCCCGTCTGTGGGAGCGGCGTGAGCTGCTGACAAACATATGCTCGCTGAAGGCATATCTGTTCCGAATGACACGGAACGAGATTCTCACACTGTTCCGCCACCGCAAAGTCGAGCGTGGCTATGCCCGGCAACAGATGGAAAAAGAGCCTCAGCATGCTCCCGACAGCTCGATGAAAGTAACTACCACAGAACTGGTAGAAATGATTGACATTGCCATCGAACGCATGCCGGAATTACGCAAGCGCATATTCATGATGAGCCGATACGACGAAATGACATATGCAGAGATAGCCCGACATCTCGACATAAGTCCGCGCACAGTCCAGTACCACATCGGCAAAGCATTGAACGAGTTACGGAAACTCATGGATGTGATGGTTCTGTTTGTATGA
- a CDS encoding BACON domain-containing protein, whose translation MNTRNFIRHIYIAVILSGICITSCDSDDAISADSLYYNIELSSDYLIPSKGIDPTSYGNGKKVIIRANGHWTIEPVGDDTGWMKIYPMEGDDDGWLRLYADENTRASERTAEYMISVNGIPQEETLTITQAPAQPFLNISTSALTFKRIGGELSVIVDTNVDWEYNIDGEDASRFVATSSDMASLTVKAIGVNETGADISAALILRGTGDNSSVNRVISLTQLYATFFDDFSWLKSEAGVLGWKIATGKKEVRIDQWSAEEKGHGWTSLSTWLYSRTGFIKFGKGGYGGDVASPYISEISGSADVTISWNALGYVTAKNVHDDIDYYFVGILGPGNITGTSSNGTSGATFIYKDSDGESVMLNAVRFELGAGAWFDPVNDPTGTEVWTSATSLFSINVEGFTSESRVVFVTGTGSVDNAYQNSNSKNSRLFVDNFKIVEN comes from the coding sequence ATGAACACGAGAAATTTCATACGACATATATATATTGCCGTGATTCTGTCAGGTATCTGCATTACCTCATGTGACAGTGATGATGCCATATCCGCCGACAGCCTTTATTACAATATCGAGTTGTCGTCCGACTATCTTATTCCGTCTAAAGGTATCGATCCGACATCTTATGGAAATGGTAAGAAAGTAATAATCCGTGCCAACGGTCACTGGACAATCGAGCCGGTAGGCGACGATACGGGATGGATGAAGATATATCCCATGGAGGGTGATGATGACGGATGGCTGCGCCTGTATGCCGACGAAAACACTCGCGCCTCGGAGCGTACGGCAGAATACATGATAAGTGTCAACGGCATCCCACAGGAAGAGACTTTGACTATAACCCAGGCTCCGGCACAGCCGTTTCTTAATATCAGTACATCTGCGCTGACATTCAAACGAATAGGCGGTGAACTTAGTGTGATAGTCGACACTAATGTCGACTGGGAATACAACATTGATGGCGAAGATGCTTCGCGGTTTGTGGCTACCTCATCCGACATGGCTTCATTGACAGTCAAGGCTATAGGTGTAAATGAGACCGGTGCCGACATATCGGCCGCATTGATTTTGCGCGGTACTGGTGACAACAGCTCTGTGAACCGGGTCATATCCCTTACTCAGTTGTATGCCACATTCTTCGACGATTTCAGCTGGCTGAAAAGCGAAGCCGGGGTACTTGGATGGAAAATTGCAACAGGAAAGAAGGAGGTGCGCATAGACCAGTGGAGCGCCGAAGAGAAAGGTCATGGCTGGACATCGCTGTCGACATGGCTCTACTCGCGCACCGGTTTCATAAAGTTTGGCAAGGGTGGCTACGGAGGGGATGTTGCGTCGCCGTACATATCTGAAATCAGCGGGTCGGCCGATGTCACTATTTCATGGAACGCCCTCGGATATGTCACAGCCAAAAACGTGCACGATGATATTGACTATTATTTTGTAGGAATACTTGGCCCTGGCAATATCACAGGCACCAGCTCAAACGGGACTTCAGGCGCCACGTTTATCTACAAAGATAGCGACGGAGAGTCAGTCATGCTCAATGCGGTCCGGTTTGAACTTGGTGCCGGCGCATGGTTTGACCCTGTAAACGATCCTACCGGAACGGAAGTGTGGACCTCTGCCACCTCGCTGTTTTCAATCAATGTAGAAGGCTTTACCTCTGAGTCACGGGTAGTATTCGTAACCGGTACGGGTTCTGTCGACAACGCATATCAAAACAGTAATTCCAAGAACTCACGCCTCTTTGTCGACAATTTTAAAATTGTTGAAAACTGA
- a CDS encoding SusD/RagB family nutrient-binding outer membrane lipoprotein, with protein sequence MKILSGILYCGLAMLVASIAGCTHGFEEINTDPNKMQVGDLQPYGMFEPLLYGMANQQTYYAYYWTDELAQFTVSSLTAQERHRYKITDIQWGSLWNNYAGKGLNATHMYELGVKFGDKGCQAVALTLKVYALSNLTDLFGDIPYSEAYRQREGIDRPRFDTQKEVYEQMFAELETANELYAQQPTFERASLDIMYGGDMKLWRKFNNSLYLRLLCRVSGRPEMKAGEKIAAMLKDSSKYPLIASNTENATIHNTGVDPYFGRFRPADMTKMNFTSSAYKIAKQFIAMTTIADGADSEQDPRLTTWAERDGDDWKGATAGCELADQQVDVKDCALLNYKVLVRDDAPNFLMDYSEIRFIMAEAALKGWIDGGEAQARVYYESAVKASCQKWAELERYSDVKAPIDDNAIAKLLAGRLAGWDSHTDKERLIAEQKYLSLFWVGLEAYHELRRTSWPELTIGRGALYNDWHLPQRMGYPSESVGSNPDNVNAALSNMGGVNNMLTPVWWSYKAINGTFREVRPDNAIN encoded by the coding sequence ATGAAGATACTATCAGGAATACTATATTGTGGGCTGGCCATGCTTGTGGCGTCGATTGCAGGATGCACCCACGGCTTCGAGGAGATTAATACAGACCCCAACAAAATGCAGGTTGGCGACCTTCAGCCTTACGGCATGTTTGAGCCGTTACTTTATGGAATGGCCAATCAGCAGACCTACTATGCCTACTACTGGACCGACGAACTTGCTCAGTTTACGGTATCGTCGCTGACGGCTCAAGAGCGCCACCGATATAAAATTACCGATATACAATGGGGCTCGCTTTGGAACAATTATGCCGGCAAAGGTCTTAATGCCACTCATATGTATGAACTCGGAGTGAAATTTGGCGACAAGGGCTGCCAGGCCGTGGCCCTCACTCTGAAAGTGTACGCGCTAAGCAATCTTACCGACCTGTTCGGCGATATACCATACAGCGAGGCATACCGACAGCGCGAGGGCATCGACCGACCGCGCTTTGACACTCAGAAAGAGGTGTACGAGCAGATGTTTGCCGAGCTTGAGACTGCCAATGAACTCTATGCGCAACAACCTACATTTGAGCGTGCCTCTCTCGACATAATGTATGGAGGCGATATGAAGCTGTGGCGGAAATTCAATAATTCGCTATATCTGCGTCTGCTCTGCCGTGTGAGCGGGCGCCCGGAGATGAAGGCGGGAGAAAAGATTGCAGCTATGCTCAAGGACTCTTCAAAATACCCTCTGATTGCATCAAACACTGAGAATGCCACTATTCACAACACCGGAGTAGACCCGTACTTTGGCCGATTTCGACCGGCCGATATGACTAAGATGAATTTTACAAGCAGCGCATACAAGATAGCAAAACAGTTTATTGCAATGACTACTATAGCCGATGGCGCAGATTCAGAGCAGGATCCGCGGCTTACTACATGGGCCGAGCGCGACGGTGACGACTGGAAAGGTGCGACTGCCGGCTGTGAACTTGCCGACCAACAAGTAGATGTAAAAGACTGCGCATTGCTCAACTATAAAGTACTTGTACGTGACGATGCCCCTAACTTTTTGATGGACTACAGCGAGATTCGGTTCATTATGGCTGAGGCGGCCCTTAAAGGATGGATTGACGGAGGCGAAGCCCAGGCACGAGTATATTATGAGTCGGCCGTAAAAGCGTCGTGTCAGAAATGGGCCGAACTCGAGCGGTATTCAGATGTCAAGGCGCCAATAGACGATAATGCAATAGCAAAACTGCTGGCAGGAAGACTGGCCGGATGGGACAGCCATACCGACAAGGAACGTCTGATTGCCGAACAGAAGTATCTGTCGCTGTTTTGGGTAGGGCTGGAAGCATATCATGAGTTGCGACGCACGTCATGGCCCGAACTCACGATAGGCCGAGGGGCCTTGTACAACGACTGGCATCTGCCTCAGCGTATGGGCTACCCATCGGAATCGGTGGGTTCTAATCCCGACAACGTAAACGCCGCGCTCAGCAACATGGGAGGCGTAAACAATATGCTCACCCCGGTATGGTGGAGCTACAAGGCAATCAACGGCACCTTCCGAGAGGTGCGGCCCGACAATGCCATAAATTAA
- the rsmA gene encoding 16S rRNA (adenine(1518)-N(6)/adenine(1519)-N(6))-dimethyltransferase RsmA: protein MANNGKVRPKKALGQHFLTDESVSRRIADTLSGYVGTPVIEVGPGMGMLTKYLIADGHDVTVVEIDGESIDYLRENFPQLQGERIIDGDFLQMDLADKMGYKPFCVIGNYPYNISSQIFFKVLDYKDMIPCCSGMLQREVAERLAAAPGTKARGILSVLLQAWYDVKYLFTVDEHVFNPPPKVKSGVIIMTRNDVTDLGCDERLFRTIVKTTFGQRRKTLRNSIRGLLPAGAPLPESPLWAKRPEQLSVADFVELTNLASGVRSAVSGSINEL, encoded by the coding sequence ATGGCAAACAACGGCAAAGTACGGCCCAAAAAGGCTTTGGGACAGCACTTCCTTACCGACGAGAGTGTGTCGAGGCGTATCGCCGACACCCTGTCGGGGTATGTAGGCACTCCGGTCATAGAAGTAGGGCCGGGCATGGGTATGCTCACCAAGTATCTGATTGCCGACGGCCATGATGTGACGGTTGTCGAAATCGACGGCGAGAGCATAGATTACCTGCGCGAGAACTTTCCTCAGTTGCAGGGCGAACGCATAATCGACGGCGATTTCCTGCAGATGGATCTGGCTGACAAAATGGGGTATAAGCCTTTCTGTGTTATTGGCAATTATCCCTATAATATATCGTCGCAGATATTCTTCAAGGTGCTTGACTACAAGGATATGATACCCTGCTGTAGCGGTATGCTTCAGCGAGAGGTGGCCGAGCGTCTTGCAGCGGCCCCGGGTACTAAAGCGCGCGGCATACTGAGTGTGTTGCTCCAGGCGTGGTACGATGTGAAGTATCTGTTTACTGTTGACGAGCATGTGTTTAACCCCCCGCCAAAGGTAAAGTCGGGTGTGATAATAATGACACGCAACGATGTGACCGATCTCGGCTGCGACGAGCGTCTGTTTCGCACTATCGTCAAGACCACATTCGGCCAGCGCCGCAAGACTCTGCGCAACTCCATACGCGGCCTGTTGCCAGCGGGAGCGCCTCTGCCAGAATCTCCGCTTTGGGCAAAACGTCCCGAGCAATTGTCGGTGGCCGATTTTGTCGAGTTGACCAATCTTGCATCCGGTGTAAGAAGCGCTGTATCCGGCTCTATAAACGAACTTTGA
- a CDS encoding SIR2 family NAD-dependent protein deacylase: MKPKLVISTGAGMSAESGISTFRDAGGLWEKYPVMQVASADGYAANPALVHEFYNQRRHDLLKAEPNAGHLGLVDLEQWYDVYVITQNVDDLHERAGSKNVLHLHGELMKVRAIDDETKVYTLHPGALDTTPDTVIDGHRVRPHIVFFQEAVPNIEPAIQLVSEADVFVVIGTSLNVYPAAGLLHYVRPGTPVYYIDPHPASVPAGVTVLPLPATQGVARLAAMLNPVR; encoded by the coding sequence ATGAAACCTAAACTTGTCATATCCACCGGTGCCGGCATGAGCGCCGAGAGTGGAATCTCCACGTTCCGTGATGCAGGCGGCCTTTGGGAGAAATATCCCGTGATGCAGGTGGCAAGTGCCGACGGCTATGCCGCAAATCCTGCGCTCGTACATGAATTTTACAATCAGCGGCGCCACGATCTGCTGAAAGCCGAGCCCAATGCCGGTCATCTCGGGCTGGTTGATCTCGAACAGTGGTACGATGTATACGTCATTACTCAGAATGTCGATGACCTCCATGAGCGTGCCGGCAGCAAGAATGTGCTTCATCTTCATGGCGAGCTTATGAAAGTGCGTGCCATTGATGATGAGACAAAGGTGTACACTCTTCATCCAGGGGCGCTCGACACTACTCCCGATACCGTAATCGACGGACACCGTGTGCGGCCTCATATCGTGTTTTTCCAGGAAGCCGTGCCCAATATAGAGCCGGCCATACAGCTTGTGAGCGAGGCCGATGTGTTTGTCGTAATAGGCACATCGCTCAATGTATATCCTGCTGCAGGTCTGCTCCATTATGTGCGTCCCGGCACTCCGGTATACTATATCGACCCGCATCCGGCATCGGTGCCGGCTGGTGTTACCGTTCTACCCCTTCCGGCCACACAAGGCGTAGCGCGTCTCGCCGCCATGCTGAATCCCGTACGCTAA
- the mgtE gene encoding magnesium transporter has protein sequence MKEHSSEYLDSLKAIIERHDEEEARKAIADLHPADIAELYQDLDLEEAEFLYRLLDDETAADVLMELDEDDRHKLLSAMSTEDIARQVVHLDTDDAVDIIQELDEEDRDEILAHIDDVEQAGDIIDLLKYDEDTAGGLMGTEMIVVNENWSMPQCIQEMRRQAENLDDIYYVYVVDNDYRLLGVLPLKKMLTHPSVSKIKHVMETDPVAVKTDTPIDDLTLDFEKYDLVAMPVVDSIGRLVGQITVDDVMDEAREQSERDYQLASGLSGDVESDDTLFTQTKARLPWLLIGILGGIGNSLILGNFEGAFAVNPAMALFIPLIGGTGGNVGIQSSAIIVQGLANGSLDVKSSAKQIFKELGVGLLNASIISLLVFVYNVFALGPTQVTTIAVSLSLFAVVVFASVFGTFVPLTLEKFKIDPALATGPFISITNDIIGMVIYMLISSSLLAAFGTVA, from the coding sequence ATGAAAGAACATTCTTCCGAATATCTGGACAGCCTTAAGGCTATAATAGAGCGGCACGACGAGGAGGAGGCACGCAAGGCAATAGCCGACCTCCATCCGGCCGATATCGCCGAGCTGTATCAGGACCTTGACCTTGAAGAGGCGGAATTCCTCTATCGGCTGCTCGACGACGAGACTGCGGCCGATGTGCTGATGGAGCTTGACGAGGATGACCGTCACAAACTGCTTAGCGCGATGTCGACCGAAGATATCGCCCGGCAGGTAGTGCACCTCGACACTGACGATGCCGTCGACATCATACAGGAACTCGACGAGGAGGACCGCGACGAGATTCTGGCCCATATAGACGACGTGGAGCAGGCCGGCGACATCATTGACCTGCTTAAATATGACGAGGACACCGCCGGCGGCCTTATGGGCACCGAGATGATTGTGGTCAACGAGAACTGGTCGATGCCCCAATGCATCCAGGAGATGCGTCGTCAGGCCGAGAATCTCGACGACATATATTATGTGTACGTTGTCGACAATGATTACCGTCTGCTCGGAGTGCTCCCTCTGAAAAAGATGCTTACCCATCCGTCAGTAAGCAAGATAAAGCATGTGATGGAGACCGACCCTGTGGCAGTTAAGACCGATACTCCGATTGACGACCTGACCCTCGACTTCGAGAAGTATGACCTCGTGGCCATGCCTGTGGTGGATTCGATAGGGCGTCTGGTAGGGCAGATTACCGTCGACGATGTTATGGATGAGGCGCGCGAGCAGAGCGAGCGTGACTATCAGCTGGCATCGGGTCTGTCGGGCGACGTGGAGAGCGACGACACTCTGTTTACCCAGACCAAGGCGCGCCTGCCGTGGCTTCTCATCGGCATATTGGGTGGTATAGGCAACTCGCTGATTCTCGGTAATTTTGAAGGCGCGTTTGCGGTCAATCCGGCCATGGCCCTGTTTATCCCCCTTATAGGCGGTACAGGCGGAAATGTGGGTATACAGTCGTCGGCTATCATCGTACAGGGCCTTGCCAATGGCTCTCTCGATGTGAAATCGTCGGCTAAACAGATATTCAAGGAGTTGGGCGTAGGCCTTCTCAATGCCAGCATCATATCGCTGCTGGTATTTGTCTACAATGTATTTGCGCTTGGTCCTACGCAAGTGACTACCATAGCGGTGTCGCTGTCGCTCTTTGCAGTAGTGGTGTTCGCCTCCGTATTCGGCACATTCGTGCCTCTGACCCTCGAGAAATTCAAAATAGATCCGGCCCTTGCGACAGGCCCGTTCATCTCCATCACCAACGATATTATAGGCATGGTAATCTATATGCTTATCTCCTCGTCGCTCCTGGCGGCTTTCGGCACGGTGGCATGA